The genomic interval ACCTCGGCGAGGCGGCCGGCTCGGTCACGGTCGACGACGCCACGCGGGCGGTGCGCTGGTCGGTGAGCGGCCTGTCGTCCACGCTCGTGCCCGGAACCCGGGCCGACGCGGTGGGCCCACGCGGCACGCTGGGCGTGTCCACTGTCGCCACCGAACCCGCCGCCGAATCCGACCTGGTCGCGCGCGACGGCAGTCGCACCCCGCTGCGCGACACGCCTGAGCTCGGGGGCGGCTACCGGCGTACGGTGTCCTCGGTCGGCGGACCCGGCACGGCGGTGGTGTGGGTGACCGACGGCATCGGCAAAGGCACCACTGCCCGCCCGGTGCTCTGGCGCGACGGGGCGACGCTGCGGCTGCCGGTGTTCAGCTCGTTCTTCCTCTCCGGCGCGTGCGTCACCCGGGTGCTGCCCGACGGCACGGTCGTCTTCAGCGGGTACAACAACGACAACGGCACCATCTCGTACGACCTGGTCAAGCACACCGGCGGCGTCCCCGGCACGAGCGTCCTGCTGGCCCGCGCCACCCCGGCGGGCGGCACGATCGCCGGCCTCACCTGCGGCTCGGCGCAGTCCCCGCTGAACGCGCTGGCCTCCGACGGCGGGTTCACCGGGCAGGCCGCCCAGCAGGCCGCGTACTGGACTCCCGCCGGCGAGGGCAAGAGCATCCCGTACGCCGAGGGCGAGCGCTCCTCGACCGGAGTGGCGGCCGCGTCGGGCGGACGGGTGATCGTGCGGGCGGAACGCTCGGACGGCAGTGTGTGCTACTCGTTGTGGCGCAACGGCGTCAGGACTCCGCTGGCCGCCCCCGCGGGCTGGTCGATCAGCAATGTGGTCGAGCTGACCGACGCCGGCCTGCTCGTCGCCAACGTCCGCAACGAGGCCGGCACGCTCCGCCCGGCCGCCTGGCAGCTGTAACGCCCTGTCCCCTCGCACAAGCGCGGCCGTCACCCGGCGGCCGCGACGCCCGTCCCCCACACACCGCGACGCCCTCAGCCAACGGCCGCAACACCCGTCCGACCCCACAACGCGCCCACACCCGGCGGCCGCAACGCCGGTCCCCCACACACCGCGCCGCCCTCCCCCGACGGCCGCAACACCCGTCCCCCACACACCGCACCGCCCCCACCCAACGGCCGCAACACCCGTCCGACCCCACAACGCGCCCACACCCGACGGCCGCAACGCCGGTCCCCCACACACCGCGCCGCCCTCCCCGACGGCCGCAACACCCGTCCCCCACACACCGCACCGCCCCCACCCAACGGCCGCAACACCCGTCCGACCCCACAACGCGCCCACACCCGACGGCCGCAACGCCGGTCCCCCACACACCGCGCCGCCCTCCCCGACGGCCGCAACACCCGTCCCCCACACACCGCACCGCCCCCACCCAACGGCCGCAACACCCGTCCCCCACACCGCACCGGCTGAAGTGGGTTTCGGCTGCGGGGATTCTGCTGGCGGCCGAGGGCGTCGCCTCCCCCGAGGGCCGCAACACCCCTCCCCCACACCGCGCGGCCGTCACCCGGCGGCCGCGCCGAACCCGCGCTCATGCTCTGCGAGCACACGCCACGAGACGACGAGCACCGCTGGATGAACCACGGCACGGCCCGCCGAGAACACTCGCATGCGCCACGGCGGCGACGAACGCTGCCCGACGGGCAACGCGTGGGACCGCCAGGGCACCTGAACGGGCGTGCCGCAGGGCGGGAACAACGTGTAGCGGGTTTGACACCAGGCGGGGCAGACGGTTCAGGATGCGGGCGGACGTGGTTCGCCGAGACCGAGGACTGGTCGGCACACCTCGACGCCGATCAGTTCGATGTCGTCGCGGCGGTGGTGTTCCCAGGCCCCGCGGGTGAGGCGCCACCGCTGGATCGGGGCGGGCTCGCCGCGGCGGGTGTCCCAGTCGGTGCCGTTCGGCTCGTAACCCAGCGCGCGTGAGATGCCGTTGGAGGCCTGGTTGTCGGCGAAGGCGTCACTCCCGGCCTCACGGGCGCCCAGCCCGGCGAAGGCCAGATGCAGGATCGCCGCCCGCATCTCTTTGCCCAGGCCCTGCCCGCGGCGGCCCGGGGCCAGCCACGAGAAGCTGCTCACCGTGCCGAACCGGTCGAAGTCGCGGCCGATGAGGTCCTGCATGCCGACCGGCTCGCCGTCGACGAGCACGACGAAATAGAGCCGCCAGTTCCCCGGGGTCACCCGGCCCCGCCCCGACCAGATGCCGCGCAGCCAGCGCCACTCCCGTTCCGGGCTGTCGGCGTACAACGACATCGGATCGTCGAACGGCCACGGCTGGGTGTCCGCGACCCCGGCCCGCACGGTCGGCACGAGCCGTTCCAGCAGCTCGTCCGACGCGCCGGCCAGCGTCAGCCGGGGCGTACGGACCTCGACGTCGAGCGGAGGATAGCTGTGAGCCATCCCCGGGACGCTAACCAGCCGGGCCCGCCGCCGCATCCGGTTTACGCCCGCTCAGCTCGACGACCACGGCGGCGGTCAGCACTCCGGCGGCGACTCCCAGGAAGAGGCGTACGGCCGTGGCATGAATGAGCTCCGCACCCGGCAGCACGAACGCGAGCGCCGCCCAGGAAAGTGTCACGGCCGCCACGATCGACCAGAAGCGGACCGGCCGCGGCCGAGGGCCCGACGAGCCGGCCGGCAGGTGGGCCCACGAGCTGCCAGGCGGGTGGGCCCACGAACCGGCCGGCGGGTGGGCCGACGAACCGGCCGGCAGGTCGGCCGACGGCTCGGGCGCGGCGGCGAGGAGCTGCCCGGAGACGTTGGGATGCCGTGCCGGTAGCCGGACACCCCGTCGCGGGGCGGGCAACGATCCCGGCGCGGCCAATTCCGGGTCGCCGTGCCAGCGAAGCAGCAACCGGTGCCGGCCCACGTGCGCCACCAGAGCGAACAGGCCCAGGAAACCGAGCACGTGCATGACCGGTTCGGCGAGGGGCAACTGCAGTTCGAGGAAGTCCAGCAGCAGGTGGCTCACCGCCCCCAGCAGCGCCGACCAGCAGGTCACCCGGAGGGGATGGGACGTGCGACCGAGCACGGCGTAGTCGCGCAGCACCGACGGCAGGTGGCTCGCCACGACCGGGGCCGCCCGGCGGATCAGCCAGGTCAGGACCAGCGTCACCGGCAGGCACCAGAACACGAACCCGCGCAGGCCGTGCGACATCTTCCAGACCGGCAGGCCCGACCCGTCGAGCGCGTACGCCAGGTCGGGCGCCGTCGACCCCACGGCCAGCGCGACCCCGTCGAACCAGCGCGGCCGCCACACCTTGAGCCACACGATCGCCGGGTGGGTGGGAACAGTCAGCGGCATCCCCCGCACGGTAGTGAGCAGTTGTGGAGAAGTGGTGTGCGTTACGGGGAGGCCTGCTCGCGACTGCACCACCAGGTCAGGAGGCCATCCTCTCGCGCAGGGAGCGGGGGCGCAGGTCGGTCCAGGTTCGCTCCACGTAGTCGAGGCAGGCCTGCCGGGTGTCCTCGCCGAAGGCGACCGTCCAGCCGGCCGGCACGTCGACGAACGAGGGCCACAGCGAGTGCTGGTCCTCGTCGTTGACCAGCACCAGGTAACGGCCGTCGGGGTCCTCGAAGGGGTTTGTCATCAGTGGGTCCTCTCGGTGTCGGCGTACAGGTCGGTCAGGGTTCGGTCCGGGTCGGCCAGGGCCGCGGTCAGCAGGTGCTGGAACTGCCCGGCCAGGGCAGCCATCCGCGCGGGTTCGAAGTGGCCGGCGGCGTACTCCAGGTCGCAGTGCACCGGGCGGTCGCCGACGGGCTCGTAGAAGCTCAGCGTCAGCTCGGCCCGCAGCGCCCCGGTCGGCAGCGTCTCCATCGGCAGCGCGCCGACCTCGGCCAGCCGGGCCTCCTCGTGGTGCACGATCATCACCTGAGGCGGCGGCACCCCGGCGTCCACCAGCGCGTCGAACGGCAGGTCCTGCCGGTCCAGGGCGGCAAGGTCGGTTTCCCGTACGCGGGTCAGCAGCTCGGCGAAGGTGAGCTCCCCGCCCGTCGCGGTCCGCAGCACCACGGTGTTGAACAGGCAGCCGACAAGGCCGGTCAGCGATGGTTCGGAACGGCCGGCCACCAGCGCGCCGATCGGCAGGTCGGTTCCCGCGCCCGCGCCGGTGAGCAGCGCGGCCAGGGTGGCGTGGAGAACCATGAACATGCTGGTTCCCGTACGCCGGGCCAGCTCGTCAACCGCACGATGCGTGGCCGCGTCCAGGACGATCGGCACCACCCCGGCCCGCGACACGCCCGGCGAGCCGACCTGCGACACGTCAGACGAGCCGACCTGCGAAACGCCCGGCGAGGCGGCCTGCGACACGCCCGGCGAGTCAATCCGGGACGCGCCGGGCAGGTCGAGCCGAGGCACTCCGTCGAGCAGCGACGTCCACTCGGCCAGCTGCCGCGCGTGCGCCGAGCCGGGGTCGGCCGGGTCGCCCAGCAGCTCGTACTGCCAGCGCGTGTAGTCGGCGTAGTCCACCGGCAGCGGCGCCGGCGGCGAACCCTCGTACGCGCAAGCCAGGTCGCTGATCAGCGGCACCACCGACCATTCGTCCACGCCCAGGTGGTGCACGGTGAGCAGGACCGTACGGTCGCCGATCAGCCGGGCCCGCAGCGGCGCCCGCCCGGTCAGGTCGACCTCCTCGCCGGCGAGCCGCAGAAGCTGCTCGTTCAGGGAGTCGTCGGTACGGTCCACCCGTTCCAGCCGGGGCCGCGGAGTCTCGACCCGCCACAGCTGCCCGGCCGCCCAGCGATAGCCGGTGCGCAGCGGCGCGTGCCGTTCCACCAGGGCGTCGAGCGCCTGCGCGAACCGCTCGGCGTCCACCCCGCGGAAAACAAAGGCCAGATCCCAACCCCCGTACGGGGAACGGGCCAGATACCGCTGCACCGGCGCGCCCCGCCCGTCGGCTTCCTCACCGGCCGGACGGGCGGTCAGCACGGGCCCGCTGGGCACCGGGCCGCCGGCGACCCCGGTTTCGTCGCCGCTCGCCCGGCCGCCGGCGAACCGATGCGCGAAGCCGTCCGCCGCCGACCCGTCGAGCAGCCGGGCCAGGCCGGCCACCGTCGGGGTGTCGAACACGTCGCGGACCCGCAGGCCGGCCCCGAATTCCGCGCGCACCGCCCCGATGAGGCGCATGCACGACATCGAGTGCCCGCCCAGCGCGAAGAAGTTGTCGTCCACCCCCACCCGCGGCAGCCGCAGGATCTCGGCGAACAGCGCGGCCAGCCGGGCCTGCACCTCGGTGACGGGCGCCGCCTCACCGGCCAGCGCGGCCCAGTCCGGGGCGGGCAGCCGCCGCCGGTCCACCTTGCCGTTCGGGGTGCGCGGCAGGTCGCCGTCGAGCGGCACGACCAGCGCCGGCACCAGATAGCTGGGCAGCCGGGCGGCGAGGTCGTCCCGCACCGCCGCGGGGTCGACGTCTCCGCCCGCGGCCACGACGTAACCCACGAGCCGGGCCGTGTCGCCCGAGCCGTCGACGACGACCACCGCCTGCGCGACGCCGGGGTGCGCGGCCAGCGCCGCCTCCACCTCGGCCGGCTCGATCCGATGCCCGCGGATCTTGACCTGGTCGTCGACCCGGCCCAGGAAGTCGATCAGGCCGTCGGCCCGCCACCGCGCCCGGTCGCCGGTGCGGTACATGCGGGCGCCGGGCGGACCGTACGGGTCGGCCACGAACCGCTCGGCGCTCAGCCCGGGACGCCCCAGGTACCCGCGGGCCAGTCCGCGCCCGGCGATGTAGAGCTCACCGGCCGCGCCCGGCGGCACCGGCTGCAGCCGGCGGTCGAGCACGTAGGCCACCGTGTTGGGGTCGGGCACCCCGATCGGCACCGCGCCCTCCCAGCCCGGCTCGGCCCGCCACAGCGTCGAGTTCACTGTCGCCTCGGTCAGCCCGTACGCCACGAACAGGCGCAGCGTGGCCGCCCAGCGCGTGATCACCTCGGGCGGGACCTGTTCGGTGCCGACCAGCACGGTCAGGCCGGCGGGCAGTTCGCAACCGGGCGGCAGCGCGGCGACCAGCGACGGCGGCAGGATCGCATGCGTCACCCCGTACGCGGAAAGCAGTTGGGTCAACGCCGGGCCGGGGGTACGGGTCTCGTCCGGCGCGATGACGAGCCGCGCCCCGGTCGCGAGGGCCATCGAGACCTCGAACGCGAACACGTCGAAGCCGATCGACGCGAACTGCAGGATGCCACTGGCGGCGGTGACGCCCATCGGGTCGACGGCGGTGGCGACCAGGCTGCCGATGCCCTCGTGGGTGACGGTGACGCCCTTGGGCCGGCCGGTCGAGCCGGAGGTGTAGATGACGTACGCGGCGTGGTCGATGCCCTCCGGCGGCGCCGGCAGCACCCCGGCGACCGGCCCGTCCGCGTCGACCGGCACCCGCTCGACACCGAACACATCGGGCAGAGCGCAGGCGACGGCGCCGGTGGTGAGCACGTGCCGGGTGCCGGAGTCGGTGAGCATGAACGCCAGCCGATCGGCCGGGTGCTGCAGGTCGAGCGGCAGGAAGGCGGCGCCCAGCTCGAGCACGCCGAGCACAGCCACGATCGTTTCCAGCGAGCGCGGGACGGCCACGGCGACCACGCTTTCGGGTCGGACCCCGCGAGCGGCCAGCACCCCGGCGAGGCGGTGGGCACGGGCGGCCAGCTCGGCGTAGGTGAGCGTGCGGTCACCGTCGACCACCGCGAGCGCGTCCGGGGTCTCGGCGGCCCGCTCGGCGAACGCGTCGAAGAGGCTCAGCTCCTCGACCGTACGGGCGGTGGTGTTGAACGTGCGGAGCACCCGCTCGCGCTCGTCGCCGACCAGGACGTCGAGCCCGGCCACCGGGGTTTCCGGCGCGTGCACGGCGGCGGTGGCCAGCGCGACGAGCCGCCGGGCCAGCAGGTCCACGGTGGACCGGTCGAACAGCTCGGTGCGATACGTGAGCCGGGCC from Paractinoplanes brasiliensis carries:
- a CDS encoding GNAT family N-acetyltransferase; its protein translation is MAHSYPPLDVEVRTPRLTLAGASDELLERLVPTVRAGVADTQPWPFDDPMSLYADSPEREWRWLRGIWSGRGRVTPGNWRLYFVVLVDGEPVGMQDLIGRDFDRFGTVSSFSWLAPGRRGQGLGKEMRAAILHLAFAGLGAREAGSDAFADNQASNGISRALGYEPNGTDWDTRRGEPAPIQRWRLTRGAWEHHRRDDIELIGVEVCRPVLGLGEPRPPAS
- a CDS encoding DUF4184 family protein encodes the protein MPLTVPTHPAIVWLKVWRPRWFDGVALAVGSTAPDLAYALDGSGLPVWKMSHGLRGFVFWCLPVTLVLTWLIRRAAPVVASHLPSVLRDYAVLGRTSHPLRVTCWSALLGAVSHLLLDFLELQLPLAEPVMHVLGFLGLFALVAHVGRHRLLLRWHGDPELAAPGSLPAPRRGVRLPARHPNVSGQLLAAAPEPSADLPAGSSAHPPAGSWAHPPGSSWAHLPAGSSGPRPRPVRFWSIVAAVTLSWAALAFVLPGAELIHATAVRLFLGVAAGVLTAAVVVELSGRKPDAAAGPAG
- a CDS encoding MbtH family protein, translated to MMTNPFEDPDGRYLVLVNDEDQHSLWPSFVDVPAGWTVAFGEDTRQACLDYVERTWTDLRPRSLRERMAS